DNA from Massilia antarctica:
GAATCCGGAGTACACGCATCCGTTCATGGCGCAAGGCAAGAACGTGAAAGCGAAGGCGGTTGGTTTCATCGTCATCACGACCGACAAGGGTCTGTGCGGCGGCATGAACACCAACATCCTGCGTCTGTTGACGCAAAAGACCCGCGAGCTGGAAACGGCTGGCAACAAGATTGAAGCGGTTGCCATTGGCAACAAGGGTTTGGGTTTTATGAACCGCGTTGGCGTGAAGGTCGTGTCGCATGCGATCCAGATCGGCGATACGGTCCATCTCGACAAGCTGATCGGGCCGATCAAGGTCATGCTCGACCGCTACGAGGAAGGTGAGCTGGACGCAGTCTATATCTGCTACACCAAGTTCGTGAACACGATGAAGCAAATCCCGATGGTCGAGCAGCTGCTGCCGCTGACCGCCGACAAGCTCGATGGCGACAAGACTAGTCACGCATGGGACTACATCTACGAGCCGGAAGCGCAGACCGTGATCGACGAACTGCTGGTGCGGTATGTGGAAGCGCTGGTCTATCAGTCAGTGG
Protein-coding regions in this window:
- the atpG gene encoding F0F1 ATP synthase subunit gamma, whose amino-acid sequence is MAVGKEIRNKIKSVENTKKITKAMEMVAASKMRKAQDRMRAARPYSDKIRNITSHLATANPEYTHPFMAQGKNVKAKAVGFIVITTDKGLCGGMNTNILRLLTQKTRELETAGNKIEAVAIGNKGLGFMNRVGVKVVSHAIQIGDTVHLDKLIGPIKVMLDRYEEGELDAVYICYTKFVNTMKQIPMVEQLLPLTADKLDGDKTSHAWDYIYEPEAQTVIDELLVRYVEALVYQSVAENLASEQSARMVAMKAASDNAGSVIGDLKLIYNKTRQAAITKELSEIVAGAAAV